In Palaemon carinicauda isolate YSFRI2023 chromosome 14, ASM3689809v2, whole genome shotgun sequence, the following proteins share a genomic window:
- the LOC137653122 gene encoding U-scoloptoxin(01)-Cw1a-like, protein MKTTVAFLLSLVAAVAARSAYQFSNGYLEVLGGEPNQSFNCEGRPYGYYADVANDCKIFHICLPIPNDAGDVVETAQFSFFCGNQTVFSQESLACSHPQEALPCSESEALFDISNADFGKIPEVTN, encoded by the coding sequence ATGAAGACCACCGTCGCCTTCCTCTTATCCCTTGTGGCCGCCGTAGCCGCCCGCTCGGCCTACCAGTTCTCAAACGGCTACTTGGAGGTCCTCGGAGGAGAGCCCAACCAATCCTTCAACTGCGAAGGGCGGCCCTACGGTTACTACGCCGACGTCGCCAACGACTGCAAAATCTTCCACATTTGCCTGCCCATTCCCAACGACGCAGGGGACGTTGTAGAGACAGCGCAGTTCTCCTTCTTCTGCGGAAACCAGACAGTCTTCAGTCAGGAGTCCCTAGCCTGCTCCCACCCCCAGGAGGCGCTCCCTTGCTCGGAATCCGAGGCACTCTTCGATATTTCCAACGCTGATTTTGGCAAAATCCCCGAGGTGACTAATTAG
- the LOC137653121 gene encoding U-scoloptoxin(01)-Er1a-like: MKVAAYLLSLVAVASARMAYQFSDGYLDILGGEPNQVFDCAGRSYGYYADVANDCRIFHVCLPVSDEEGQVLDMAQFSFFCGNQTVFSQESLTCAHPEEALPCAEAESLFDISNADFGKIPDDTNA; encoded by the coding sequence ATGAAGGTCGCTGCCTATTTGTTGTCCCTTGTGGCTGTGGCCAGCGCCCGTATGGCGTATCAGTTCTCCGACGGGTACCTGGACATCCTCGGAGGGGAGCCCAACCAGGTCTTTGACTGCGCAGGACGCTCCTACGGCTACTACGCCGACGTGGCCAACGACTGCCGCATCTTCCACGTCTGTCTGCCTGTGTCCGACGAAGAAGGCCAAGTCCTCGACATGGCCCAGTTCTCCTTCTTCTGCGGAAACCAGACGGTCTTCAGCCAGGAGTCACTCACCTGCGCCCACCCCGAGGAGGCCCTTCCCTGTGCAGAGGCAGAGAGCCTCTTCGATATCTCCAACGCAGACTTCGGAAAAATTCCCGACGACACAAATGCCTAA
- the LOC137653119 gene encoding U-scoloptoxin(01)-Cw1a-like, producing the protein MKVAAYFLSLVAVASARMAYQFSDGYLDILGGEPNQVFDCAGRSYGYYADVANDCRIFHVCLPVSDEEGQVLDMAQFSFFCGNQTVFSQESLTCAHPEEALPCAEAESLFDISNADFGKIPDDANV; encoded by the coding sequence ATGAAAGTCGCAGCTTATTTCTTGTCGCTCGTGGCTGTGGCAAGCGCCCGTATGGCGTATCAGTTCTCCGACGGGTACCTGGACATCCTCGGAGGGGAGCCCAACCAGGTCTTTGATTGCGCAGGACGCTCCTACGGCTACTACGCCGACGTGGCCAACGACTGCCGCATCTTccatgtctgtctgcctgtctccgACGAAGAAGGCCAAGTCCTCGACATGGCCCAGTTCTCCTTCTTCTGCGGAAACCAGACGGTTTTCAGCCAAGAGTCCCTCACCTGCGCCCACCCCGAGGAGGCCCTTCCCTGTGCAGAGGCAGAGAGCCTCTTCGATATCTCCAACGCTGATTTCGGAAAAATTCCCGACGACGCAAATGTTTAA
- the LOC137653120 gene encoding U-scoloptoxin(01)-Cw1a-like, translated as MKVTAYLLSLVAVASARMAYQFSDGYLDILGGEPNQVFDCAGRSYGYYADVANDCRIFHVCLPVSDEEGQVLDMAQFSFFCGNQTVFSQESLTCAHPEEALPCAEAESLFDISNADFGKIPDDANA; from the coding sequence ATGAAGGTCACTGCCTATTTGTTGTCCCTTGTGGCTGTGGCCAGCGCCCGTATGGCGTATCAGTTCTCCGACGGGTACTTGGACATCCTCGGAGGGGAGCCCAACCAGGTCTTTGACTGCGCAGGACGCTCCTACGGCTACTACGCCGACGTGGCCAACGACTGCCGCATCTTCCACGTCTGTCTGCCTGTGTCCGACGAAGAAGGCCAAGTCCTCGACATGGCCCAGTTCTCCTTCTTCTGCGGAAACCAGACGGTCTTCAGCCAGGAGTCCCTCACCTGCGCCCACCCCGAGGAGGCCCTTCCCTGTGCAGAGGCAGAGAGCCTCTTCGATATCTCCAACGCTGACTTCGGGAAAATTCCCGACGACGCAAATGCCTAA